From one Candidatus Methanoplasma termitum genomic stretch:
- a CDS encoding restriction endonuclease subunit S codes for MDKLKDNILALESGSREKGGAVDSGIPSIGGEHLNSNGGFILSPEKLKFVSEEHYKNMKKGRIRPNDILIVKDGATTGKVSFVDSSFPFSEAAINEHIFLIRTKPQLLPKYLFYFFFSDRGQRQIMKDYRGATIGGISRGFINMDISLPSLSDQEKIIDVLDYTSMLIEKRRVQIEKLELLVKSQFIEMFGDPVTNGKGWPTKPIKGFAMVRIGPFGSLLHAEDYVENGIPLVNPSHIIDGEIVPDMKLTLPLEKYDSLSAYAMQIGDVVLGRRGEIGRCAVVDNGKYLCGTGSMFIRIEHDYLSVMLQHLISSEAMRQVLENKAVGTTMMNLNAGTIANLDVFMPPLDLQYRFADFVKQVDKSKF; via the coding sequence ATGGATAAACTTAAAGACAACATACTGGCACTCGAATCAGGTAGTCGTGAAAAAGGCGGTGCGGTAGACAGTGGCATCCCAAGTATAGGCGGCGAACATCTTAACAGTAATGGAGGATTCATATTATCTCCAGAAAAATTGAAGTTCGTTTCCGAAGAGCATTATAAAAATATGAAAAAAGGCAGAATAAGGCCCAACGATATACTTATAGTAAAAGATGGAGCGACGACAGGAAAGGTTAGTTTTGTAGATTCAAGCTTTCCGTTCTCAGAAGCTGCAATAAATGAACATATTTTCTTAATTCGCACAAAACCTCAACTGCTTCCTAAATATCTGTTCTATTTCTTTTTTTCAGATAGAGGGCAGAGGCAAATAATGAAAGATTATAGGGGAGCAACAATAGGAGGAATTTCCAGAGGATTTATCAATATGGATATTTCCCTGCCATCTTTGTCTGATCAAGAAAAAATTATCGATGTACTAGACTACACTAGCATGCTTATTGAAAAACGTAGAGTGCAGATTGAGAAACTAGAGCTGCTCGTCAAATCGCAATTTATCGAGATGTTCGGTGACCCGGTGACGAATGGTAAAGGATGGCCAACAAAGCCAATAAAAGGCTTTGCGATGGTTAGAATCGGGCCGTTTGGAAGTCTGCTTCATGCAGAGGATTATGTCGAAAATGGTATTCCATTGGTGAATCCTTCACATATAATCGATGGCGAAATAGTGCCAGACATGAAGCTAACATTACCCCTCGAAAAATATGACTCCTTATCAGCTTACGCTATGCAAATTGGCGATGTTGTTCTCGGACGCAGGGGTGAGATCGGTAGATGTGCAGTTGTTGATAATGGCAAGTATTTATGCGGTACAGGCAGTATGTTCATCAGAATTGAACACGATTATCTATCGGTAATGCTCCAACATTTAATATCATCAGAAGCAATGCGGCAAGTTTTGGAAAATAAAGCTGTTGGTACGACAATGATGAACTTGAACGCTGGAACGATTGCAAATTTAGACGTTTTCATGCCCCCGCTTGATCTCCAATACCGCTTCGCAGACTTTGTCAAACAAGTCGATAAATCAAAATTTTGA
- a CDS encoding class I SAM-dependent DNA methyltransferase — translation MITGELKNKVDKLWEMFWTGGLTNPLDVIEQITYLMFIHDLDKMDNDRKKDSRMLDLQYESIFAQKNHLKWSSLRDKSAEEMYQIVIGEVFPFIKILHMDGESTYSKYMGDAIFKIPTPQLLEKIVTALDEVYCLIERQPDNKDIRGDVYEYMLSKLTTAGTNGQFRTPRHIIRMMVELLDLRPGDLICDPACGTSGFLVASGEYLKEKYLEEIFYDEKIMKHYNNVMFTGYDMDRTMLRIGSMNMMTHGIQNPRIVYKDSLSDQNEDNSVYTKILTNPPFKGSLDNDIVSPTLTKIVKTKKTELLFLALFVRMLKNGGRCASIVPSGVSSNSNDKAYLNIRKEIVENHRLEAIISMPAGVFKPYAGVSTAIIIFTKTGAGGTDKVWFYDMQSDGYSLDDKRTPLEKSDIADITLRFKNLAEENSRERTEQSFLVPKAEIVEKKYSLSFSHYKQSVYVEKNYPHPRVIISEIKEIENELINGLLELEKRIDG, via the coding sequence ATGATTACAGGTGAGCTAAAAAATAAAGTGGATAAACTTTGGGAGATGTTCTGGACAGGCGGATTAACAAACCCGCTTGATGTCATTGAGCAGATAACATATCTGATGTTTATTCACGATTTAGACAAGATGGATAACGATAGAAAAAAGGATAGTAGGATGCTTGATTTGCAATATGAAAGTATTTTCGCTCAGAAAAATCATCTTAAATGGTCATCTTTGCGAGACAAATCCGCAGAAGAAATGTACCAAATAGTAATCGGAGAAGTTTTCCCATTCATAAAGATACTACACATGGATGGGGAAAGCACGTATTCAAAATATATGGGCGATGCTATTTTTAAAATCCCCACACCCCAGCTGTTGGAGAAGATTGTAACAGCGCTAGATGAGGTTTATTGTTTAATTGAAAGGCAACCCGATAATAAAGACATACGGGGCGATGTGTATGAATATATGCTATCTAAACTTACAACAGCAGGTACAAATGGGCAGTTTAGGACTCCGCGCCACATCATTCGTATGATGGTGGAGTTACTCGATTTGCGTCCAGGCGATTTAATTTGTGATCCGGCATGTGGTACGAGCGGGTTTTTGGTTGCTTCTGGTGAGTACCTCAAAGAGAAGTATTTAGAAGAGATATTTTACGATGAAAAAATAATGAAACACTATAATAATGTCATGTTTACAGGCTATGATATGGATCGAACAATGCTTCGTATCGGATCCATGAATATGATGACCCATGGCATTCAGAATCCGCGCATTGTGTACAAAGATAGCCTTTCCGATCAGAATGAAGATAATAGTGTCTACACGAAGATACTCACAAATCCTCCATTCAAGGGGAGTTTGGATAATGATATCGTCTCGCCCACACTGACAAAGATTGTCAAGACAAAAAAGACTGAGTTGCTTTTTTTGGCTTTATTCGTTCGTATGTTGAAAAATGGCGGTCGCTGCGCCTCAATTGTCCCAAGTGGCGTATCGAGTAACAGCAATGACAAAGCTTACTTAAACATACGTAAAGAAATCGTTGAGAATCATCGGCTAGAAGCCATAATTTCTATGCCTGCTGGTGTTTTCAAACCGTATGCAGGCGTTTCTACAGCAATAATAATCTTTACTAAAACGGGCGCAGGAGGCACCGACAAAGTATGGTTTTATGATATGCAATCAGATGGATATAGTCTAGATGACAAACGCACACCTTTGGAAAAAAGTGACATAGCAGACATAACATTACGGTTCAAAAATCTCGCTGAGGAAAATAGTCGCGAGCGCACGGAACAGAGCTTTTTGGTACCAAAGGCTGAAATCGTTGAGAAAAAATATAGTCTATCTTTCAGCCATTATAAACAAAGCGTCTATGTAGAAAAAAACTATCCCCATCCACGCGTAATAATATCTGAGATAAAAGAAATAGAAAATGAACTGATCAATGGGCTACTGGAACTGGAGAAGCGCATAGATGGATAA
- a CDS encoding AMP-binding protein has translation MRNINLRYVDEEYDQNGILSKMRIHYPDNFNFGYDIVDDIGKNDPNRRALVWCSEKGEGRTFTFGDMMRYSNKTANYLISLGIKKGDPVIVALKEDYQYWFVTVALHKIGAVMIPVTSMLTQHDAEYRAKLSSAVAVICTSYGKVTDAFEGIEKKCPDVRVKAMAGGKRQGWLDLDAGVESSSDKLKRIPTKATDHLLIYFSSGTTGYPKMVLHDHTYPLGHIMTAKHWHNVIPDGVHYTIAETGWVKASWGKIYGQWIMEAAAFAYDYPKFIASDMLSKISEFGITSLCCPPTMYRFFIQEGLEKYDLSAIKHASTAGEALNPDLIENWYKATGVMIAEGFGQTEATLVVCNTTKMTPRPGSMGKPSPLYDVDLLDPEGKSCAPGETGEIAVRVGVPGIYLGYYRDEKKTNATIYNGYHHTGDLAWKDEDGHYWYVGRNDDIIKSSGYRIGPFEIESVIVLHPAVKECAVTGVPDEIRGQLVKATIVLKDGYAKSDALVKEIQDFVKKETAPYKYPRAVEFVDELPKTISGKIKRAEIRKWSAERQSEPSKE, from the coding sequence ATGAGGAACATAAACCTACGCTACGTCGACGAAGAATACGACCAGAACGGCATACTGTCGAAGATGCGCATTCATTATCCTGACAATTTCAACTTCGGTTATGATATCGTCGATGACATCGGGAAGAACGACCCAAACAGACGGGCGCTTGTCTGGTGCAGCGAGAAGGGCGAGGGCAGGACTTTCACGTTCGGAGATATGATGCGGTATTCGAACAAGACCGCCAATTATCTCATCTCTCTGGGTATAAAGAAGGGGGACCCGGTCATCGTTGCTCTGAAGGAAGACTACCAATACTGGTTCGTCACAGTCGCGTTGCATAAGATCGGGGCGGTGATGATCCCTGTGACCTCCATGCTCACGCAGCACGATGCCGAGTACCGCGCCAAGCTTTCTTCCGCTGTGGCTGTGATATGCACATCATACGGAAAGGTCACCGATGCCTTTGAGGGTATAGAAAAGAAATGTCCGGATGTCAGGGTCAAGGCCATGGCAGGCGGCAAGAGGCAAGGGTGGCTGGACCTGGATGCGGGGGTCGAATCGTCATCGGATAAGCTTAAACGCATCCCTACGAAGGCCACCGACCATCTCCTGATATACTTTTCATCAGGAACAACGGGGTATCCGAAGATGGTCCTGCACGACCATACGTATCCGCTGGGACACATAATGACCGCGAAACATTGGCATAACGTCATTCCAGACGGCGTGCATTATACCATCGCCGAGACGGGATGGGTCAAGGCATCATGGGGGAAGATATATGGTCAGTGGATAATGGAAGCCGCCGCGTTCGCATACGATTATCCGAAATTCATTGCTTCCGATATGCTTTCGAAGATATCCGAATTCGGCATCACCAGCCTTTGCTGTCCGCCGACCATGTACAGATTCTTTATTCAGGAGGGTCTTGAGAAATATGATCTGTCGGCGATAAAACACGCTTCGACGGCCGGAGAGGCTTTGAATCCGGATCTGATCGAGAATTGGTATAAGGCTACCGGAGTGATGATAGCGGAAGGCTTCGGACAGACGGAGGCCACACTTGTCGTGTGCAACACGACCAAGATGACGCCCCGCCCCGGTTCAATGGGCAAACCATCGCCGCTGTATGATGTCGATCTTTTAGATCCGGAGGGAAAGTCATGCGCTCCCGGCGAGACCGGAGAGATCGCCGTTCGCGTGGGTGTTCCCGGAATCTATCTGGGATATTATCGTGATGAGAAAAAAACGAATGCCACCATCTACAATGGGTACCATCACACGGGGGACCTCGCCTGGAAGGATGAGGACGGGCACTATTGGTACGTCGGAAGGAACGACGACATAATCAAATCCTCGGGATACCGCATAGGGCCGTTCGAGATCGAGTCTGTGATAGTTCTACACCCGGCGGTCAAAGAATGCGCCGTTACCGGAGTACCGGACGAGATACGGGGGCAGCTTGTCAAGGCCACCATAGTCCTTAAGGACGGATATGCGAAATCAGATGCTCTTGTTAAAGAGATACAGGACTTCGTCAAGAAGGAGACTGCGCCGTACAAATACCCCAGAGCGGTAGAGTTCGTTGACGAACTTCCGAAAACGATCAGCGGGAAGATCAAACGTGCGGAGATCAGAAAGTGGTCGGCCGAGCGTCAATCGGAACCAAGTAAGGAGTAA
- a CDS encoding helix-turn-helix domain-containing protein: protein MDPKIAAIAERIRSLREIERYSQEEMAAAAGISVAEYIETESGKKDFSFTFLHKCAEKLGVEMAELLTGETPKLKGYTVVRKGDGLPIERREGFKYNLLAPNFRHKFFEPFLVFAPFDKDSQNRPVPLSMHDGQEFDYVLEGSMKFCYEKHTEVLGPGDAVFYDSGKGHGMIAVSKEGCRFIAMIIKEIGHP, encoded by the coding sequence ATGGACCCGAAAATCGCAGCGATAGCCGAAAGGATACGCTCGCTCAGAGAGATTGAGAGATATTCTCAGGAAGAAATGGCGGCCGCCGCAGGAATATCTGTAGCCGAATATATCGAGACGGAATCCGGAAAAAAGGATTTCTCATTCACTTTCCTTCATAAATGCGCAGAGAAACTCGGCGTGGAGATGGCGGAACTCCTGACAGGGGAGACCCCGAAGCTCAAAGGGTACACAGTTGTCCGCAAAGGTGACGGACTTCCGATAGAAAGGCGCGAGGGCTTCAAGTATAACCTTTTGGCCCCGAACTTCAGGCACAAGTTCTTTGAACCGTTCCTGGTTTTCGCTCCGTTCGACAAGGATTCCCAGAACAGGCCGGTGCCTCTGTCGATGCACGACGGTCAGGAATTCGATTATGTTTTAGAAGGGAGTATGAAATTCTGCTACGAGAAGCACACAGAGGTGCTGGGGCCCGGAGACGCCGTCTTTTACGATTCCGGGAAGGGGCACGGGATGATCGCGGTCAGTAAAGAAGGGTGCCGGTTCATCGCCATGATAATAAAGGAGATCGGACACCCATGA
- the pheA gene encoding prephenate dehydratase has translation MKVAYLGPEGTFTEQAAKSFIGSLDKKGLSLSPLASIEDVFHAVETGSALYGVVPVENSIEGAVNTTVDTLIFDSDLFIEKQLDLPITQNLMVGKNNTDCKITKIISHPQALAQSRKFINKHYPDAVIEATGSTSEAAKIAANYTSKNKETIAAIGPKSSAELYDLKIIHEGIQENKSNTTQFILLTKKDTSMPKVGCSTLIVFSTEDKPGELYKILDIFAIWDLNMTKIMSRPTKNRRGEYVFFIELSGYDDASDVADALTMVKRKTSFFKNLGSYQMINNL, from the coding sequence ATGAAAGTGGCCTACCTCGGACCGGAAGGAACATTCACAGAACAGGCGGCGAAAAGTTTCATTGGGTCGCTGGATAAGAAGGGTCTTTCGCTTTCCCCCCTCGCCTCCATCGAAGATGTCTTCCATGCGGTCGAGACCGGAAGCGCACTTTACGGCGTTGTCCCCGTAGAGAACTCCATAGAAGGGGCGGTCAACACCACCGTGGACACTTTGATCTTCGATTCCGACCTTTTCATTGAAAAACAGTTGGACCTCCCGATCACCCAGAATCTGATGGTGGGGAAGAACAATACCGATTGTAAGATAACAAAGATCATTTCACATCCGCAGGCACTGGCACAATCAAGAAAATTCATCAACAAGCATTATCCTGATGCTGTGATCGAAGCTACCGGTTCGACCTCGGAGGCCGCGAAGATCGCGGCTAACTACACCTCCAAGAATAAAGAAACGATCGCGGCAATAGGCCCAAAAAGTTCAGCCGAGCTCTACGATCTCAAAATAATTCACGAGGGGATCCAAGAGAACAAGAGCAACACCACTCAATTCATCCTTTTGACAAAAAAAGACACATCGATGCCGAAGGTCGGGTGCAGCACCCTCATCGTGTTCTCGACGGAGGACAAACCGGGCGAGCTTTACAAGATACTCGACATATTTGCCATATGGGACCTCAACATGACGAAGATCATGTCCCGTCCTACGAAGAACAGACGCGGAGAATATGTGTTCTTCATCGAGCTTTCCGGGTATGATGACGCTTCGGACGTGGCAGATGCGCTTACGATGGTAAAGCGGAAGACCAGTTTTTTCAAAAATCTCGGTTCTTATCAGATGATCAATAACCTCTGA
- a CDS encoding SPL family radical SAM protein yields MHYADYKTILSPNNGMNIYRGCTHGCIYCDSRSKCYRMEHDFEDIEVKRNAPQILEDQLKRKRSKCMVGTGAMCDPYIPLEEELQMTGQCLSVIERNGFGVSIITKSSRVLRDLDLLKAINKKARCVIQVTLTTYDEELCKKIEPNVSTTYERFRVLMRMKEEGIPTVVWLCPILPFINDTEENLRGLLDYCIEADVKGILCFGFGVTLREGDREYFYQNLDKLFPGMKERYIDTYGESYSCNSPDNPRLMSIFTKVCKEHNILYKTDDVFGYLKQFEPKSKQSSLFDQF; encoded by the coding sequence ATGCATTACGCCGACTATAAGACCATACTGTCCCCCAACAATGGGATGAATATCTACCGGGGCTGCACCCACGGCTGCATCTATTGCGACAGCCGCAGCAAGTGCTACAGGATGGAACATGATTTTGAGGATATAGAAGTAAAACGTAATGCGCCGCAGATCCTGGAAGATCAGCTAAAAAGGAAAAGAAGCAAATGTATGGTCGGTACGGGAGCAATGTGCGATCCCTACATACCGTTAGAAGAGGAACTGCAGATGACAGGACAGTGCCTCTCCGTCATCGAAAGGAACGGGTTCGGGGTCTCCATCATAACGAAGTCATCACGCGTTTTAAGGGATCTGGATCTCTTGAAAGCGATCAACAAAAAGGCCAGATGTGTGATACAGGTCACTTTGACAACGTACGACGAGGAGCTTTGTAAAAAGATAGAACCGAACGTATCCACAACATATGAGAGGTTCAGGGTACTGATGAGAATGAAAGAGGAGGGGATACCGACGGTCGTCTGGCTCTGTCCGATCCTGCCATTCATAAACGACACGGAAGAGAACCTTAGAGGATTGCTCGACTACTGCATCGAGGCGGATGTCAAAGGAATATTGTGCTTTGGATTCGGCGTGACTCTGAGGGAGGGGGATAGAGAATACTTTTACCAAAATCTCGACAAGCTCTTTCCCGGCATGAAGGAGAGATACATCGATACATACGGAGAGTCATACTCGTGCAACAGCCCCGACAACCCTAGGCTGATGAGCATTTTCACAAAGGTCTGCAAAGAACATAATATCCTTTACAAAACAGACGATGTTTTCGGATATCTTAAGCAATTCGAACCTAAAAGTAAACAATCATCACTGTTCGATCAGTTCTGA
- a CDS encoding DUF368 domain-containing protein has protein sequence MDSPLVTVKRFFIGVLLGIISAIPGISGVIIAVTLGVYERLVEDLAHLRHKIVEDFWFLLTLGLGVVVGVVIISYVLTDVLDKYMIPAMMLFFGMILGQLPQLWKFTLPEVRSSSKDYAALVVGVVLMVLLLLLRINVGSVEYDQATHSLQWILLMVIIGIIYAVSHIAPGISGSTLLLAFGLLVLPLEVIKHHELVFLLPLVIGVIVGLIGFAKVVHYLLNKYRKPAYMMIFGFAIGSIFIVLWETYESYNGSDNGMMNLAIGVVTFIIGIIVSLWLSKVSGKTYEENAVR, from the coding sequence ATGGATTCCCCGCTGGTAACGGTAAAAAGATTTTTCATCGGAGTTTTGCTGGGGATCATTTCAGCCATACCCGGGATAAGCGGCGTTATCATCGCCGTTACGCTGGGAGTCTACGAACGTCTGGTAGAGGACCTCGCACATCTCAGGCACAAGATCGTGGAGGATTTCTGGTTCCTTTTGACGTTAGGTCTCGGCGTTGTTGTCGGCGTGGTCATAATTTCCTATGTCCTGACAGATGTTCTGGACAAATACATGATACCGGCGATGATGCTGTTCTTCGGAATGATCTTAGGCCAGCTTCCGCAGCTGTGGAAGTTCACCCTGCCGGAGGTCAGATCGTCAAGTAAAGACTATGCCGCATTGGTCGTCGGAGTGGTGTTGATGGTCCTCCTGCTCTTGCTGCGCATCAATGTCGGATCCGTGGAGTACGATCAGGCCACGCACAGCCTCCAGTGGATATTGCTTATGGTCATCATAGGCATAATCTATGCAGTTTCGCACATCGCCCCGGGGATAAGCGGTTCCACCCTGCTTTTAGCATTCGGTCTGCTGGTCCTTCCGTTAGAGGTGATCAAACATCATGAACTCGTTTTCCTTTTGCCTCTTGTGATCGGTGTGATCGTCGGTCTCATCGGTTTTGCGAAGGTCGTCCACTATTTACTGAACAAATACAGGAAGCCCGCATACATGATGATATTCGGTTTTGCCATAGGTTCGATCTTCATTGTGTTGTGGGAGACATATGAGTCATACAACGGCTCCGACAACGGGATGATGAATCTTGCCATCGGGGTTGTGACATTCATCATAGGAATTATTGTAAGCTTGTGGCTCTCCAAAGTGAGCGGCAAGACCTATGAAGAGAATGCCGTTAGGTGA
- a CDS encoding DUF5591 domain-containing protein: MLSVIGRSQRGRTCEYSRGELSIKTPFIVSSSDETDVRISTLPEGRVFHLFGSEIPIDQKLLTSASSRMDTAPFCKDGVCVIRLPFNNEHDVPDDSDVVVIPNAFELRNDPRKLIDSVIKIREKIGYNRLLCMFGIAEPSTIALLTYMGVDVFNDSFAKVAGSKKIRLIPEGEVCANKDVSEENIADLKKECDVIKVFTEAGRLRELVDQRSASSPLSVATLRIFDDVGYRYQEECCSTVGTRFACNTTQALRRPDLKIYREKISERYKKPEHKRILLLLPCSAKKPYHISKSHKAFASAIHTAQHDTLVHEVIVTSPLGIVPRELDFVYPANSYDIPVTGEWKCQEKEMIRSMVADIISQGYDKIVSHLGETTELIRGLADMEETVVGDPTTPASLKNLDDALRKAAKGMEPVGYLVERNEAVRSILNFQFGQDVADALMSGGSYAIGKFPYWKILRDVPSSKEKIQLGMFTAERGMLSLTIEGAEIVAEIGKNIVEMTDFEMKGNLFAIGVVKADPNMRIGDEAVIMLNGEVVAVGVALMSGREMTELKRGIAVKVRHKKK, translated from the coding sequence ATGCTTAGCGTCATAGGGAGGTCTCAAAGAGGAAGGACATGCGAGTATTCCAGAGGAGAACTTTCCATAAAGACGCCGTTCATCGTAAGCAGCTCAGATGAAACAGATGTCCGAATCTCGACATTGCCCGAAGGCAGGGTGTTCCACCTATTCGGTTCGGAGATCCCCATCGATCAAAAACTTCTTACTTCGGCATCTTCAAGGATGGACACAGCCCCTTTCTGCAAGGACGGCGTATGCGTTATCAGGCTTCCGTTTAACAATGAACACGATGTACCAGACGATTCCGATGTTGTTGTGATTCCAAATGCATTCGAGCTCAGAAACGATCCGAGGAAACTCATCGACTCTGTTATCAAGATAAGAGAAAAGATAGGATATAACAGACTCCTTTGTATGTTCGGCATAGCAGAACCTTCCACAATAGCGTTGCTGACGTACATGGGAGTGGATGTGTTCAACGATTCCTTTGCAAAGGTCGCCGGCTCAAAAAAAATCCGTTTGATCCCGGAAGGGGAAGTATGCGCAAACAAGGATGTCTCTGAGGAGAACATCGCAGATCTGAAGAAAGAATGCGATGTGATCAAAGTATTCACAGAAGCGGGAAGGCTGAGGGAATTGGTCGATCAAAGGTCAGCATCATCCCCTTTGTCCGTCGCAACACTCAGGATATTCGACGATGTCGGTTACAGGTACCAGGAAGAGTGCTGTTCAACGGTCGGAACAAGGTTCGCCTGCAACACCACACAGGCGCTAAGGAGACCGGACCTGAAGATATATCGTGAAAAGATATCCGAAAGATACAAGAAGCCGGAACACAAGCGCATATTGCTCCTGCTACCGTGCTCAGCGAAGAAGCCGTATCACATATCAAAATCACACAAAGCGTTCGCATCGGCGATACACACCGCACAGCATGACACGCTGGTACATGAGGTGATAGTGACATCTCCGCTTGGGATAGTCCCGAGAGAATTGGATTTCGTCTACCCTGCGAACTCTTACGACATACCTGTTACCGGAGAGTGGAAATGTCAGGAGAAAGAGATGATAAGGTCCATGGTAGCGGATATCATATCACAGGGCTATGACAAGATCGTTTCTCATCTCGGCGAGACCACCGAACTGATCAGAGGGTTGGCGGATATGGAGGAAACGGTCGTCGGAGACCCCACCACCCCCGCATCGCTGAAGAATCTGGATGATGCTCTGAGAAAGGCGGCAAAAGGCATGGAGCCCGTTGGATATCTTGTTGAACGGAACGAGGCAGTTAGGTCGATACTTAATTTCCAGTTCGGACAGGATGTTGCAGACGCACTCATGAGCGGCGGAAGCTATGCGATCGGTAAGTTCCCCTATTGGAAGATACTCAGAGATGTTCCAAGCAGCAAAGAGAAGATCCAGCTCGGGATGTTCACGGCCGAAAGGGGCATGCTCTCATTGACCATCGAGGGTGCCGAGATCGTCGCCGAGATAGGGAAGAACATCGTGGAGATGACCGACTTTGAGATGAAAGGCAACCTTTTTGCGATCGGAGTTGTGAAGGCCGATCCGAACATGAGGATAGGCGACGAAGCCGTCATCATGCTCAACGGCGAGGTCGTTGCGGTAGGCGTGGCATTGATGTCGGGAAGAGAGATGACCGAACTCAAAAGAGGCATCGCGGTCAAGGTCAGACACAAGAAAAAATGA